Proteins encoded within one genomic window of Gemmatimonadaceae bacterium:
- a CDS encoding Glu/Leu/Phe/Val dehydrogenase: MATDLRLPTDRIVRPDKDTFLDEENPFEAMMSRFDRAAELLDLEPGLYKVLRNPEKQITISIPVMMDNGEVEVFTGHRVLYNTSRGPAKGGIRFDLNVSLEEVKALAAWMTWKCAVVNLPFGGAKGGVVCDPLKMSAGELERLTRRYTAGIFHTLGPDSDVPAPDVNTNERVMAWVMDTYSMRVGHTVTAVVTGKPIEMGGSLGRREATGRGCMIVTKEALKHLGMQVQGTTVAVQGFGNVGSVAADLLQKEGCKVVAISDRTGGYYNKNGVDIAGAITHVRQHRSLEGFTGGEQITNEDLLVLDVDVLVPAALENVITSKNAGKIRAKIICEGANGPTTAGADSILDEKGVFVIPDILANAGGVTVSYFEWVQDRGGYFWTEESVNDRLTEIMRRSFGDVLKLSTQHKVNMRTAAYMVSISRVATVHRLRGIYA, from the coding sequence ATGGCCACCGATCTCAGACTCCCCACGGATAGAATCGTACGACCTGACAAAGACACGTTTCTGGACGAAGAGAATCCGTTCGAAGCGATGATGTCGCGGTTCGACCGCGCCGCCGAGCTGCTGGACCTCGAGCCCGGTCTGTACAAGGTGCTTCGTAATCCCGAGAAGCAGATCACCATCTCCATTCCGGTGATGATGGACAACGGTGAAGTCGAAGTGTTCACCGGCCATCGCGTGCTGTACAACACGTCGCGCGGTCCGGCCAAGGGCGGCATTCGCTTCGATCTGAACGTATCGCTCGAGGAAGTGAAGGCGCTCGCCGCCTGGATGACGTGGAAGTGCGCCGTCGTGAACTTGCCGTTCGGCGGCGCCAAGGGCGGCGTCGTGTGCGATCCGCTCAAGATGAGCGCCGGCGAGCTCGAACGACTCACCCGCCGGTACACGGCCGGGATCTTCCACACCCTTGGTCCCGACTCCGACGTGCCGGCGCCCGACGTGAACACGAACGAGCGCGTGATGGCGTGGGTGATGGACACGTACTCCATGCGCGTCGGCCACACGGTCACCGCGGTCGTCACCGGCAAGCCCATCGAGATGGGCGGCTCGCTCGGCCGCCGTGAAGCGACGGGTCGCGGCTGCATGATCGTGACGAAAGAAGCGCTCAAGCACCTGGGGATGCAGGTGCAGGGCACGACCGTGGCGGTGCAGGGCTTCGGCAACGTCGGCTCGGTGGCGGCCGATCTGCTGCAGAAAGAAGGCTGCAAGGTCGTGGCGATCAGCGATCGCACGGGCGGCTACTACAACAAGAATGGCGTCGACATCGCCGGCGCGATCACTCACGTGCGCCAGCATCGCTCGCTCGAAGGCTTCACGGGCGGCGAGCAGATCACGAACGAAGATCTGCTGGTGCTCGACGTCGACGTGCTGGTGCCCGCCGCGTTGGAGAACGTCATCACCAGCAAGAACGCGGGAAAGATTCGCGCGAAAATCATCTGCGAGGGCGCGAACGGTCCGACCACGGCCGGCGCCGATTCGATACTCGACGAGAAAGGCGTTTTCGTGATTCCCGACATTCTCGCGAATGCCGGCGGCGTGACCGTGTCCTACTTCGAGTGGGTGCAGGATCGCGGCGGCTATTTCTGGACGGAAGAGTCGGTGAACGACCGCCTGACCGAGATCATGCGCCGGAGCTTCGGCGACGTGCTCAAGTTGTCGACGCAGCACAAGGTGAACATGCGCACGGCGGCGTACATGGTGTCGATCAGCCGCGTGGCAACGGTGCATCGCCTGCGCGGCATCTATGCGTAG
- a CDS encoding 23S rRNA (pseudouridine(1915)-N(3))-methyltransferase RlmH: MQFIVAVVGKPRDASLAGAIREYEGRAGRYWPLHISEVREEPARSGSADLVREREAERLLAVIPTGAHVVACELSGKAMSSEEFSAWLQQLRERARDVAIVIGGAFGLGKAVRERAAATLALAPWTLPHELARLVLAEQLYRAGTIVRGEPYHK, translated from the coding sequence GTGCAGTTCATCGTAGCCGTCGTCGGCAAGCCGCGCGACGCCAGCCTGGCCGGAGCGATACGCGAGTATGAAGGGCGGGCGGGGCGTTACTGGCCCCTGCATATTTCCGAGGTCCGTGAGGAGCCGGCACGTTCCGGATCCGCGGACCTCGTTCGCGAGCGGGAGGCGGAACGCCTGCTCGCGGTCATCCCAACGGGGGCGCACGTCGTCGCATGCGAGCTGTCGGGCAAGGCAATGAGCTCGGAGGAATTCAGCGCGTGGCTCCAGCAGCTACGGGAGCGCGCACGCGATGTTGCGATCGTGATCGGCGGGGCGTTCGGGTTGGGCAAGGCGGTCCGCGAGCGCGCCGCCGCGACGCTTGCCCTGGCGCCATGGACGCTGCCGCACGAGCTGGCGCGGCTGGTCTTGGCGGAGCAGTTGTATCGCGCGGGGACGATCGTGCGCGGAGAGCCGTATCACAAGTAG
- the bshC gene encoding bacillithiol biosynthesis BshC: MSAGPVVRTEALGGSPLSRAAQAGQLPRWYPQIPTNAASWNDHYSSIISSTPANWHQRLAAAFSAQGAAAERLARSAGGKGLVVTTGQQPGLFGGPLMTFNKALTARALADALERQLGVPVAPVFWAATDDADFDEAARVSVALADGAHELVLESTSPGGVPMARVPIGRDVRALLESFHAACGSAPHAAYVERVDREYVEGATVGDAYVKVLRAALEPLGIAVLDVSHPSVGAASAEVLAQAAARSADVAEAVAARSAELRTAGYDPQVEEVGGLSLVFVNEQGTKRRLPIGEAARFTASSDRWLSSTVLMRPVLERAILPTAAYIGGPGEIAYFAQVSAVAEALQLAKPLVVPRWSATIVEPRVQHVLDALGVTIESLQDPHAAETRLARARMPQRAADALTLLRAELEARLSALSQSADRLVPDTTIDGVRRTFDHRLDRLERRFVAGVKHRETELMRSLAFVRGALFPHGARQERKLAYAPFLARYGSSLIDAMLAEASKHANALVSPNALPSSAAQTPARV; the protein is encoded by the coding sequence ATGAGCGCCGGACCGGTCGTTCGAACGGAAGCCCTCGGCGGATCGCCATTGTCGCGCGCGGCGCAGGCGGGACAGTTGCCGCGTTGGTATCCGCAGATACCGACGAATGCGGCATCATGGAATGATCATTATAGTTCTATAATATCCTCGACTCCTGCGAATTGGCATCAGCGCCTCGCAGCCGCGTTCTCGGCGCAGGGCGCCGCGGCCGAGCGCCTCGCGCGAAGCGCGGGCGGCAAAGGACTCGTCGTCACGACGGGACAGCAACCCGGCCTCTTCGGCGGGCCGCTCATGACGTTCAACAAAGCCCTTACGGCGCGCGCCCTCGCCGACGCGCTCGAGCGGCAGCTGGGCGTTCCCGTGGCACCGGTCTTCTGGGCGGCCACCGACGACGCCGACTTCGACGAGGCGGCGCGCGTGTCGGTCGCCCTCGCGGACGGCGCGCACGAGCTCGTCCTCGAGAGCACGAGCCCCGGCGGCGTGCCGATGGCCCGCGTGCCGATCGGCCGCGACGTTCGCGCGCTGCTCGAAAGCTTCCACGCCGCGTGCGGATCCGCGCCGCACGCGGCATACGTCGAACGGGTCGATCGTGAATACGTCGAAGGCGCAACGGTCGGCGATGCATACGTGAAGGTGCTGCGCGCCGCACTCGAGCCGCTCGGCATCGCGGTGCTCGACGTATCGCACCCGAGCGTCGGCGCTGCGTCGGCCGAGGTGCTCGCGCAGGCGGCGGCACGCAGTGCCGACGTCGCCGAGGCCGTCGCTGCGCGGAGTGCCGAGTTGCGCACGGCGGGATACGATCCGCAGGTCGAAGAGGTGGGGGGGCTCTCGCTCGTGTTTGTGAATGAGCAGGGCACCAAGCGCCGCCTGCCGATCGGCGAAGCGGCGCGCTTCACGGCGTCGAGCGACCGCTGGCTCTCGAGCACGGTGCTCATGCGGCCGGTTCTGGAACGCGCGATTCTTCCCACGGCGGCGTACATCGGCGGGCCGGGAGAGATCGCCTACTTCGCGCAGGTAAGCGCTGTCGCCGAAGCGCTTCAGCTCGCCAAGCCGCTCGTCGTTCCGCGATGGTCGGCCACGATCGTCGAGCCGCGGGTCCAACACGTGCTTGATGCGCTCGGCGTGACGATCGAATCCTTGCAGGACCCGCACGCCGCGGAAACTCGCCTCGCCCGCGCACGCATGCCGCAGCGGGCGGCGGATGCACTCACGTTGCTGCGCGCTGAGCTCGAGGCGCGGCTGTCCGCGCTTTCGCAGAGCGCGGACAGGCTCGTGCCCGATACGACGATCGACGGTGTGCGCCGCACGTTCGACCATCGGCTCGACCGTCTCGAGCGGCGGTTCGTCGCCGGCGTCAAACATCGCGAAACGGAGCTCATGCGTTCGCTCGCGTTCGTGCGCGGCGCATTGTTTCCGCACGGCGCGCGGCAGGAGCGGAAGCTCGCGTACGCGCCGTTCCTTGCGCGATATGGCTCGAGCCTGATCGACGCGATGCTCGCGGAAGCAAGCAAGCACGCGAACGCGCTGGTGTCGCCCAACGCGCTGCCCTCGTCGGCCGCGCAGACACCCGCGCGCGTTTGA
- the murJ gene encoding murein biosynthesis integral membrane protein MurJ, translating to MSDEPIPAADEPTPVQKPIKRSSSGAFFVAVGIMATKLFGIVRNSFLAKYLGASMVADAFNAAIRIPGMLQNLFGDGAMSAAFIPVYSRLLAEGNEEEAGRVAGAVFAILTLLVAVLVTLGVLFTPQLLPILAGGFKGEKRELTITFVRILFPASGAFVLAAWALGVLNSHRKFLLSYSAGIAWNLAIIAALWWYGGKEPLPELARITAWASLVGAALQFLVQLPHVIRLVPRLRIRFDTKRERVRQIMRNFAPVFVSRGVVQLSNFIDIAIASFMPNGLVSLLSYATTISYVPVSMFGMAISAAELPELSSVMGAEEERNRQLRERVNAGLRQVAFFVVPSAMAMVVAGDLMVAALFQRGEFTSQDSRYAWSILAGSAFGLLAGTMGRLYSSTYYALHDTRTPLNFAVVRVILTSILGYAFAIKLPLWLHFDPHWGGAGLTVSFGIAGWVEFALLRRSMNRRIGVTGAPAALMTKLWTSAVVAGAATYGLKLALSSTRHIVAVVLDLGLFAIVYGVVCLGLRVPEAHALVRRLKR from the coding sequence ATGAGCGACGAGCCGATACCGGCAGCCGACGAACCAACGCCAGTCCAGAAGCCAATCAAGCGATCGAGCTCCGGAGCATTCTTCGTTGCCGTCGGCATCATGGCGACGAAGCTGTTCGGCATCGTCCGCAATTCTTTCCTGGCGAAGTACCTCGGCGCCAGCATGGTCGCGGACGCCTTCAATGCCGCCATCCGCATTCCCGGCATGTTGCAGAACTTGTTCGGCGACGGCGCGATGTCAGCCGCGTTCATCCCGGTGTATTCGCGTCTCCTCGCCGAGGGTAATGAGGAAGAAGCCGGGCGTGTCGCCGGCGCCGTGTTCGCGATCCTCACGCTGCTCGTCGCGGTGCTCGTGACGCTGGGCGTGCTGTTTACGCCGCAATTGCTGCCAATCCTGGCCGGCGGATTCAAGGGCGAGAAGCGCGAGCTCACGATCACGTTCGTGCGCATCCTTTTCCCGGCGAGCGGCGCGTTCGTGCTCGCGGCGTGGGCGCTGGGCGTTCTGAACAGTCACCGCAAGTTCTTGCTGTCGTATTCCGCCGGCATTGCGTGGAACCTCGCGATCATCGCCGCGCTGTGGTGGTACGGCGGCAAGGAGCCTCTCCCCGAGCTGGCGCGCATCACGGCGTGGGCGTCGCTCGTTGGCGCGGCCCTTCAGTTTCTCGTGCAACTCCCGCACGTCATCCGGCTGGTGCCGCGCTTGCGCATTCGGTTCGACACCAAGCGCGAGCGCGTGCGCCAGATCATGCGCAACTTCGCGCCGGTCTTCGTGAGCCGCGGTGTCGTGCAGCTCAGCAACTTCATCGACATCGCGATCGCGTCGTTCATGCCGAACGGGTTGGTGTCGCTGCTCTCATACGCGACCACCATCTCGTATGTGCCTGTCAGCATGTTCGGCATGGCGATCTCGGCGGCCGAGCTGCCGGAGCTGTCGAGCGTGATGGGCGCGGAGGAGGAGCGGAACCGCCAGCTTCGCGAGCGTGTCAACGCCGGACTGCGGCAGGTGGCCTTCTTTGTCGTTCCGTCCGCGATGGCCATGGTCGTCGCGGGCGATCTGATGGTTGCCGCACTCTTTCAGCGCGGCGAATTCACATCTCAGGATTCGCGCTATGCGTGGAGCATTCTCGCGGGCTCTGCATTCGGTCTGCTCGCGGGCACGATGGGCCGCCTCTACTCGTCGACGTATTACGCGCTGCACGATACGCGGACGCCGCTCAATTTCGCCGTCGTTCGCGTGATCCTCACCTCCATCCTCGGCTACGCGTTCGCGATCAAGCTGCCCCTCTGGCTGCATTTCGACCCGCACTGGGGCGGCGCGGGCTTGACCGTTTCATTCGGCATCGCGGGCTGGGTGGAGTTCGCGTTGCTTCGCCGGAGCATGAATCGGCGCATCGGTGTCACGGGCGCACCGGCCGCGCTGATGACGAAGTTGTGGACGAGCGCCGTCGTTGCCGGTGCCGCGACCTACGGTCTCAAGCTGGCACTCTCGTCGACGCGACACATCGTCGCCGTAGTGCTCGATCTGGGCTTGTTCGCGATCGTCTACGGCGTCGTTTGCCTTGGACTTCGCGTGCCTGAAGCGCACGCACTCGTTCGCCGCCTCAAGCGCTGA
- the uvrC gene encoding excinuclease ABC subunit UvrC: protein MQRLSVPDSILEKIPHLPESPGVYLWRDADGTVLYVGKAKRLRSRVRNYVSADIADSVKTYALMQAAAALETIVVPSEAHALILEANLIKEYKPKYNIALRDDKSYPYIKVTVAEPFPRVWVTRHLQDDGSRYFGPYTDVGAMRRALNVVKRIFTVRSCNFDMPKQMPERPCLDYYIKRCKAPCILAQTQLEYRAMIDEVLTFLDGRTAEVARRIRQRMQLAADSLDFERAGELRDALNHLERMEEPLAVMSIEGGDRDVIGYARDGDDAAIALMRIRGGKLLAREHQFLANVEDESDGAILEAYLAGSYRPLEDRSAEVFVPFEPDERELVEVSLERTKIHVPQRGPKRELIDLATQNARHLLEELRLTGEEADERAGDPVYELQRQLGLQKVPRSLVCFDISHAQGTDTVASCVWFQNGRPYRAEYRKFKVKSVEGIDDFASMNEVVTRYFTRRMEEQKPLPDLTVIDGGKGQLNAAHAALSTLGLAEMPLISLAKREEEIFMIGRAESLRLSRRSPALRVLQQARDEAHRFAITFQRKRRTMRTVTSELLRIPGVGESKRRQLLEAFGSLQGVRDASVEQIAALPGFGRKTADKVIEGLRATSPTGPAVSSSTSAATETTDITVATIPSADHSTEPSEST, encoded by the coding sequence ATGCAGCGGTTGTCCGTTCCCGATTCCATTCTCGAGAAAATCCCGCATCTCCCCGAATCGCCCGGCGTGTATCTCTGGCGCGATGCGGACGGTACCGTCCTGTACGTAGGCAAGGCGAAGCGGTTGCGCTCGCGCGTTCGGAACTACGTCTCCGCTGACATCGCCGACAGCGTCAAGACGTACGCACTCATGCAGGCGGCCGCCGCGCTCGAGACGATCGTGGTGCCGAGCGAAGCGCACGCGCTCATCCTCGAAGCGAACCTGATCAAGGAATACAAGCCGAAATACAACATCGCGCTGCGCGACGACAAGTCGTATCCGTACATCAAAGTCACCGTCGCCGAGCCGTTTCCACGCGTCTGGGTCACTCGGCACCTGCAGGACGACGGCAGCCGCTACTTCGGCCCGTACACCGACGTCGGCGCCATGCGGCGCGCGTTGAACGTGGTGAAGCGCATCTTCACCGTGCGCTCGTGCAACTTCGACATGCCGAAGCAAATGCCCGAGCGTCCGTGTCTCGACTACTACATCAAGCGGTGCAAGGCGCCGTGCATCCTCGCGCAGACGCAGCTGGAGTATCGCGCGATGATCGACGAGGTGCTGACGTTTCTCGACGGACGAACCGCCGAAGTCGCGCGCCGCATTCGCCAGCGCATGCAGCTCGCGGCCGACTCGCTGGACTTCGAGCGCGCGGGCGAGTTGCGCGACGCGCTGAATCATCTCGAGCGCATGGAAGAGCCGCTCGCCGTGATGAGCATCGAAGGCGGCGACCGCGACGTCATCGGGTACGCACGCGACGGCGACGACGCGGCGATCGCGCTCATGCGCATTCGCGGCGGCAAGCTCTTGGCGCGCGAGCATCAGTTCCTCGCGAACGTCGAGGACGAGTCCGACGGTGCCATTCTCGAGGCATACCTCGCCGGCAGCTACCGTCCGCTCGAGGATCGGTCAGCCGAGGTGTTCGTGCCCTTCGAGCCCGACGAGCGCGAACTGGTCGAGGTATCGCTCGAGCGCACGAAGATCCACGTTCCGCAGCGCGGCCCGAAGCGCGAGCTCATCGATCTTGCGACGCAGAACGCGCGGCATTTGCTCGAGGAGCTGCGCCTGACCGGTGAAGAGGCCGACGAGCGCGCGGGCGATCCCGTGTACGAGCTGCAACGGCAACTCGGGCTTCAGAAGGTGCCGCGGTCGCTCGTGTGTTTCGACATCTCGCACGCCCAGGGGACCGACACCGTCGCATCGTGCGTGTGGTTTCAGAACGGTCGCCCGTATCGCGCGGAGTATCGCAAGTTCAAGGTGAAGTCGGTCGAAGGCATCGACGACTTTGCATCGATGAACGAAGTCGTCACGCGCTACTTCACGAGGCGCATGGAAGAGCAGAAGCCGCTGCCCGATCTCACCGTCATCGACGGCGGGAAAGGCCAGCTCAACGCCGCGCACGCGGCCCTGTCGACGCTCGGCCTCGCCGAGATGCCGCTGATCAGCCTCGCCAAACGCGAGGAAGAGATCTTCATGATCGGGCGCGCCGAGTCGCTGCGACTGTCGCGGCGATCGCCGGCGCTTCGCGTGCTGCAGCAGGCGCGCGACGAAGCGCATCGCTTCGCGATCACTTTCCAGCGCAAGCGGCGCACGATGCGCACCGTGACGTCCGAGCTGCTGCGCATTCCCGGCGTCGGCGAATCGAAACGCCGCCAGTTGCTCGAGGCGTTCGGCAGCTTGCAAGGCGTGCGCGACGCGTCCGTCGAGCAGATCGCCGCGCTGCCGGGATTCGGGCGAAAAACCGCCGACAAGGTGATCGAAGGCCTGCGCGCAACTTCACCCACGGGCCCCGCGGTATCATCTTCCACGTCGGCGGCAACCGAGACAACCGATATCACGGTCGCGACGATTCCGAGCGCAGACCATTCCACCGAACCCTCCGAGTCTACGTGA